A section of the Oncorhynchus gorbuscha isolate QuinsamMale2020 ecotype Even-year linkage group LG06, OgorEven_v1.0, whole genome shotgun sequence genome encodes:
- the LOC124037169 gene encoding heme-binding protein 2-like has translation MVYLAGLVGLVLILTAEARVGNSSESRFCTESKECLLYDLVCKNDDYEVRHYDSVKWVSTDEEAYFMDKATYTAFRRLFNYITGSNKAGVNIDMTAPVTVKIEEKKWGSSVFTLSFLLPSTHQMTPPQPTDDKVYFTEMPDMKVYVRGYGGWMMSLTSSVNSMLLKRQLDKVQATYNKDYHYAVGYDSPKKILNRHNEVWYIVEGEPVCPTSS, from the exons AT GGTTTATTTGGCAGGGTTGGTTGGCTTGGTTCTCATCTTGACTGCTGAAGCCAGAGTTGG AAACTCTTCTGAGTCTCGCTTCTGCACAGAGTCAAAGGAATGTCTGCTCTATGATCTGGTGTGCAAGAATGACGATTATGAG GTGCGCCACTATGACTCAGTGAAATGGGTGTCAACAGATGAGGAAGCATACTTCATGGACAAGGCCACCTACACTGCCTTCAGGAGACTCTTCAACTATATCACCGGATCCAAcaaggctg GCGTCAACATTGACATGACAGCTCCGGTGACTGTCAAAATTGAAGAGAAGAAGTGGGGGTCGTCTGTCTTCACCCTAAGCTTCCTCCTGCCGTCTACCCATCAGATGACTCCTCCCCAACCCactgatgacaag GTGTACTTTACTGAGATGCCAGACATGAAAGTGTACGTGAGGGGCTACGGTGGATGGATGATGTCTTTGACATCCAGTGTAAACTCCATGCTGCTGAAAAGGCAGCTAGACAAAGTCCAGGCCACCTACAACAAAGACTACCACTATGCTGTGGGATATGACAG CCCAAAGAAGATTCTGAACAGGCACAACGAGGTGTGGTACATTGTTGAGGGAGAGCCTGTGTGCCCTACCTCCTCCTAA